Proteins encoded by one window of Zerene cesonia ecotype Mississippi chromosome 6, Zerene_cesonia_1.1, whole genome shotgun sequence:
- the LOC119840399 gene encoding putative methyltransferase C9orf114, with protein sequence MEQPLVPTKPPGKSWREINQERKALKRQRNEEKIVKREKRVLLEKELEEKVKEETEKEKKYAEISTISIAVPGSILENAQSAELRTYLAGQIARAACVFCVDEVIVFDDIGDQLNTKKSKLEDADGVIVARKSCVQLARILQYLECPQYLRKHFFPIHKDLEFAGLLNPLDAPHHLRMSNDFKFREGITMNKKVKPGKGSQVNVGLLKDVSTDKLLNPGIRVTVRMLPTPEGSKKLKGKIVSLATPRAETGVYWGYTVRIANSLSQVFTQCPYKDGYDLTIGTSDKGKPIDDMPEKQVGYNHALIVFGGLHGIEAALESDEQLQVNDASLLFNHYVNVLPNQGSRTIRTEEAILIALTSLQTKLKAKNAPMLFKDTGIATSSIFPPQKVDNTNAVANKIDLSKFD encoded by the exons ATGGAACAACCTCTAGTGCCTACCAAGCCGCCAGGTAAAAGTTGGCGCGAAATAAATCAAGAAAGAAAAGCTCTTAAGCGTCAGCGAAATGAAGAGAAGATTGTGAAGAGGGAAAAAAGGGTTTTATTAGAGAAAGAATTAGAAGAAAAAGTTAAAGAAGAAACGGAGAAAGAGAAGAAGTATGCTGAGATTTCCACTATAAGTATAGCGGTGCCGGGTTCTATACTGGAGAATGCTCAATCAGCGGAGTTGCGAACGTACTTAGCTGGTCAAATAGCCCGCGCGGCTTGTGTGTTTTGCGTGGACGAGGTGATAGTGTTCGATGATATTGGAGACCaattaaatacgaaaaaatcCAAATTAGAAGATGCTGATGGTGTCATAGTCGCCCGAAAAAGTTGCGTACAACTCGCCAGGATTTTGCAGTATTTAGAATGCCCACAATATTTACGAAAACACTTTTTTCCAATTCATAAAGATTTGGAATTTGCTGGACTTTTAAATCCTCTTGATGCACCTCATCATTTGAGAATGtctaatgattttaaatttag GGAGGGAATAACAATGAACAAGAAGGTAAAGCCGGGAAAAGGATCACAAGTTAATGTGGGTTTGTTGAAAGATGTTTCAACAGATAAGTTACTCAATCCAGGCATAAGGGTCACTGTCCGCATGTTACCTACACCTGAGGGTAGTAAGAAGTTGAAAGGGAAGATTGTCAGTCTGGCAACACCAAGGGCTGAAACTGGAGTATATTGGGGGTATACAGTTAGAATTGCCAACAGTCTGAGTCAAGTTTTCACACAGTGCCCTTATAAAGATGG atatgACCTTACTATTGGCACATCAGATAAAGGGAAGCCAATAGATGATATGCCTGAAAAGCAGGTGGGCTACAACCATGCATTAATAGTTTTTGGAGGCCTACATGGTATAGAAGCTGCATTGGAAAGTGATGAACAGTTACAAGTCAATGATGCCAGTTTACTCTTCAACCACTATGTAAATGTGCTTCCCAATCAGGGTTCCAGAACAATACGTACTGAGGAAGCGATTCTAATAGCCCTCACAAGcctacaaacaaaattaaaagctAAAAATGCTCCAATGCTATTTAAAGACACAGGAATTGCTACCAGTTCCATATTCCCTCCACAAAAGGTTGACAATACAAATGCAGTtgctaataaaatagatttaagtaaatttga